In Mycobacterium stomatepiae, the following are encoded in one genomic region:
- a CDS encoding alpha/beta fold hydrolase yields MAVPDPSVVRIDGPWRHLDVHANGIRFHVVEALPSGGGAPAAAAARPLVMLLHGFGSFWWSWRHQLRGLTDARVVAVDLRGYGGSDKPPRGYDGWTLAGDTAGLIRALGHSQATLVGHADGGLCCWTTALLHSRLVRAIALISSPHPAALRRSALTRRDQSSALLPTLLRYQLPVWPERLLTRDNGAEIERLVKARSSAKWIASEDFSQIIGYLRTAIQIPGAAHCALEYQRWAVRSQLRGEGRRFMKSTSRQLGVPLLHLRGDADPYVLADPVDHSQRYATQGRYVSITGAGHYSHEETPEEINRQLTRFFEQVH; encoded by the coding sequence ATGGCAGTACCTGATCCGTCGGTAGTCCGCATCGACGGACCGTGGCGCCATTTGGACGTGCACGCCAACGGCATTCGATTCCACGTCGTCGAGGCGCTACCGTCCGGCGGAGGCGCTCCCGCGGCGGCGGCGGCACGGCCGCTGGTGATGCTGTTACATGGTTTCGGTTCGTTCTGGTGGTCCTGGCGTCATCAGCTACGCGGGCTCACGGATGCGCGGGTGGTCGCGGTCGACCTACGCGGCTACGGCGGCAGCGACAAGCCACCGCGCGGTTACGACGGCTGGACACTGGCCGGCGATACCGCCGGACTCATTCGCGCGCTTGGTCATTCGCAAGCGACGCTGGTCGGCCACGCCGACGGCGGGCTGTGTTGCTGGACCACGGCGCTGCTGCATTCGAGGCTGGTGCGCGCCATCGCGCTGATCAGCTCGCCGCACCCGGCCGCATTGCGGCGATCGGCGTTGACGCGCCGCGATCAGAGCTCCGCACTGCTGCCGACCCTGCTGCGTTATCAGCTTCCGGTGTGGCCCGAACGCCTGCTGACCCGCGACAACGGTGCCGAGATCGAACGTCTGGTCAAGGCCCGTAGCTCCGCGAAATGGATTGCCTCCGAAGACTTCTCACAAATTATCGGCTATCTGCGCACGGCGATCCAGATACCTGGGGCGGCGCACTGCGCACTGGAGTACCAGCGCTGGGCGGTGCGCAGCCAGCTGCGCGGTGAAGGCCGCCGGTTCATGAAATCGACGTCGCGCCAACTCGGGGTGCCGCTGCTACATCTGCGCGGCGATGCGGATCCCTATGTGCTGGCCGACCCGGTCGACCACAGCCAGCGTTACGCGACGCAGGGCCGTTATGTATCCATCACCGGCGCAGGGCATTACAGCCACGAAGAGACGCCCGAGGAAATCAACAGACAACTGACGAGGTTTTTCGAGCAGGTGCATTGA
- a CDS encoding phage holin family protein — translation MSKVDRKNGVPSTLTTIPLADPHATHGEPSIGDLIKDATTQASTLVRAEVELARAEIVRDVKKGLTGSVFFIAALVVLFYSTFFFFFFLAELLDNWLWRWVAFLIVFAIMVVVGAVLALLGYLKVRRIRGPRETIESVKETRTALTPGHDKSPAPAKQLTEAPGKHAKPENGNPSDPSGW, via the coding sequence GTGAGCAAAGTCGATCGGAAAAACGGGGTGCCGAGCACCCTGACCACGATTCCGTTGGCCGACCCGCATGCCACCCACGGCGAACCGTCGATCGGTGACCTGATCAAAGATGCGACGACACAGGCGTCCACCCTGGTGCGAGCCGAGGTCGAGCTGGCCCGCGCCGAGATCGTCCGCGACGTCAAGAAGGGCCTGACCGGCAGCGTCTTCTTCATCGCCGCGCTGGTGGTGCTTTTTTACTCCACCTTCTTTTTCTTCTTCTTCCTCGCCGAGCTGCTCGACAACTGGCTGTGGCGCTGGGTGGCTTTCCTGATCGTGTTCGCGATCATGGTTGTGGTCGGAGCCGTGCTGGCGCTGCTGGGCTATTTGAAGGTGCGCCGGATCCGCGGACCGCGAGAAACCATCGAATCGGTCAAGGAGACGCGCACCGCGCTTACCCCCGGCCACGACAAGTCCCCCGCCCCGGCCAAGCAGCTCACCGAAGCGCCCGGCAAGCACGCCAAGCCCGAGAACGGCAACCCCAGCGACCCCTCAGGTTGGTAG
- a CDS encoding S1 family peptidase — MQTARRCFVAVLVSLLLVQPGLPADVAAADDRVPMGGGAGIVINGDTMCTLTTIGGDAAGELIGFTSAHCGGPGAQVAAEAAEGRGVLGTMVAGNDALDYAVIKFDPAKVAPVANYGGFIINGIGPEPVFGQIACKQGRTTGNSCGVTWGPGQDPGTIVMQVCGRPGDSGGPVTVDNLLVGMIHGAFSDNLPTCIIKYIPLHTPAVVMSFNAVLADINAKHRPGAGFVPIPA, encoded by the coding sequence TTGCAGACGGCACGTCGGTGTTTTGTAGCGGTGCTGGTGTCCCTGCTTCTCGTTCAGCCGGGATTACCGGCGGACGTCGCGGCCGCTGACGACCGGGTCCCGATGGGTGGCGGCGCGGGCATCGTCATCAACGGCGACACCATGTGCACCCTGACGACCATCGGCGGCGATGCCGCCGGTGAGCTGATCGGTTTCACCTCCGCGCACTGCGGCGGCCCCGGCGCGCAAGTCGCCGCCGAGGCTGCCGAGGGCAGGGGCGTGCTGGGAACGATGGTCGCCGGCAACGACGCCCTCGACTACGCCGTGATCAAATTCGATCCGGCCAAGGTGGCACCGGTGGCCAACTACGGTGGCTTCATCATCAACGGCATCGGACCGGAACCGGTGTTCGGTCAGATCGCCTGCAAGCAGGGCCGTACGACCGGCAATTCGTGCGGCGTCACCTGGGGGCCGGGCCAGGATCCGGGAACCATCGTCATGCAGGTGTGCGGCCGGCCGGGGGACTCCGGCGGCCCGGTGACCGTCGACAACCTGCTGGTCGGGATGATCCACGGCGCTTTCAGCGACAACCTGCCGACCTGCATCATCAAATACATCCCACTGCACACCCCGGCAGTGGTGATGTCGTTCAACGCGGTGCTGGCCGACATCAACGCCAAACACCGCCCCGGCGCGGGCTTCGTACCGATACCGGCCTGA
- the acs gene encoding acetate--CoA ligase yields MSVTATHTEGPSSYPPPAQFAEQANAGEDRYLEAEKDRLAFWAKQANRLAWATPFTEVLDWSNAPFAKWFSDGKLNVSYNCVDRHVEAGLGDRVAIHWEGEPVGDCRDLTYADLQAEVCKAANALTDLGLVAGDRVAIYLPLIPEAVIAMLACARLGAMHSVVFAGFTANALRARIADAEAKLVITSDGQFRRGKPAPLKNAADEAVADPDSPVEKVLVVRRTGIDVSWNDDRDVWWHDVVDSASPEHQPQPFDAEHPLFLLYTSGTTGKPKGIVHTSGGYLTQASYTHYNIFDVKPDRDVFWCTADIGWVTGHTYGVYGPLSNGVTEVLYEGTPDSPSQHRHFEIIEKYRVTIYYTAPTLIRTFMKWGREIPDAHDLTSLRLLGSVGEPINPEAWRWYRKVIGADSLPIVDTWWQTETGSAMISPLPGVAAAKPGSAMRALPGISAKIVDDHGDELVPAVHHGEHVTGYLVLDQPWPSMLRGIWGDEERYVETYWSRFAEQGWYFAGDSAYYDRDGAIWVVGRIDDVMNVSGHRLSTAEVESALVGHIGVAEAAVVGMSDETTGQAICAFVVLCADFQVHDGIVDELRIQVATEISPIAKPREVHVVPELPKTRSGKIMRRLLRDIAENRDLGDTSTLLDPGVFDAIRASK; encoded by the coding sequence ATGTCAGTGACCGCCACGCACACTGAAGGCCCGTCTTCGTATCCGCCGCCGGCGCAGTTCGCCGAGCAGGCCAACGCGGGTGAGGACCGATACCTCGAAGCCGAAAAAGATCGGCTGGCGTTCTGGGCCAAGCAGGCCAACCGGTTGGCCTGGGCGACGCCATTCACCGAGGTGCTGGACTGGTCGAACGCACCCTTCGCCAAGTGGTTTTCCGACGGAAAGCTCAACGTCTCCTACAACTGCGTGGACCGCCACGTAGAGGCCGGCCTGGGCGATCGGGTCGCCATTCACTGGGAGGGCGAGCCGGTCGGCGACTGCCGCGACCTGACCTACGCCGATCTGCAGGCCGAGGTTTGCAAAGCGGCGAACGCACTGACCGATCTCGGCTTGGTCGCCGGTGACCGTGTCGCGATCTACCTGCCGCTGATTCCGGAAGCCGTGATCGCGATGCTGGCCTGTGCACGGCTGGGCGCCATGCACAGCGTGGTGTTCGCCGGATTCACCGCCAACGCGCTGCGTGCCCGCATCGCCGACGCCGAGGCCAAGCTGGTGATCACCAGCGACGGCCAGTTCCGCCGCGGCAAGCCCGCGCCGCTGAAGAATGCGGCCGACGAAGCGGTCGCAGACCCCGACAGCCCGGTCGAGAAGGTTTTGGTAGTGCGGCGCACCGGGATTGACGTGTCGTGGAACGACGACCGCGACGTGTGGTGGCACGATGTCGTGGATTCCGCGTCGCCCGAACACCAGCCGCAGCCGTTCGACGCCGAGCACCCCTTGTTCCTGCTGTACACCTCGGGCACCACCGGCAAGCCCAAGGGCATCGTGCACACCAGCGGCGGCTACCTGACTCAGGCCTCCTACACGCACTACAACATCTTCGATGTCAAACCGGACCGCGACGTGTTCTGGTGCACCGCGGATATCGGCTGGGTCACCGGGCACACCTACGGTGTCTACGGGCCGCTGTCCAACGGCGTCACCGAGGTGCTCTACGAAGGCACTCCCGACTCGCCCAGCCAGCACCGGCATTTCGAAATCATCGAAAAGTACCGTGTGACAATCTATTACACCGCACCCACGCTGATTCGAACGTTCATGAAGTGGGGCCGCGAGATCCCAGACGCGCACGACCTGACCAGCCTGCGGCTGCTCGGATCGGTCGGCGAGCCGATCAACCCCGAGGCCTGGCGCTGGTACCGGAAGGTGATCGGGGCCGACAGCCTGCCGATCGTGGACACCTGGTGGCAGACCGAGACGGGTTCGGCGATGATCTCGCCGTTGCCGGGAGTCGCTGCGGCCAAACCGGGTTCGGCGATGAGGGCGCTACCGGGCATCTCCGCGAAGATCGTCGACGACCACGGCGACGAGCTGGTGCCGGCCGTCCATCACGGCGAACACGTCACCGGATATCTGGTGCTGGATCAACCGTGGCCGTCCATGTTGCGCGGCATTTGGGGCGACGAGGAGCGCTACGTCGAGACCTACTGGTCCAGGTTCGCCGAGCAGGGCTGGTACTTCGCCGGCGACAGCGCCTATTACGACCGCGACGGCGCAATCTGGGTGGTGGGCCGCATCGACGACGTGATGAACGTGTCTGGGCACCGGCTCTCGACCGCCGAGGTCGAGTCGGCACTGGTCGGCCACATCGGGGTGGCGGAGGCTGCCGTGGTCGGGATGTCCGACGAAACCACTGGCCAGGCCATCTGCGCGTTCGTGGTCTTGTGCGCCGACTTCCAGGTTCACGACGGCATCGTCGACGAGCTACGCATCCAGGTGGCCACGGAGATCTCACCGATCGCGAAGCCCCGCGAGGTCCATGTGGTGCCGGAGCTGCCGAAGACCCGCAGCGGCAAGATCATGCGGCGGCTGCTGCGCGACATCGCCGAGAACCGCGACCTCGGTGATACGTCGACATTGCTCGACCCGGGCGTGTTCGACGCGATCCGCGCGTCGAAGTAG
- a CDS encoding isopenicillin N synthase family dioxygenase, which translates to MNGFDIPTIDISPYLDDANPNRKAVVPRKIDAAARTVGFVQIVGHGVASGLSDQLADAMDKFFSRDIEYKKMLQSPTNRGYTPPKSERLALSLGVDKAHRLNDFFEAFNVGSTRADYPGADLDSKDYPENAWPNDSDGFRAAAEAWFSQMTVTSTLLMQIFANALSLEPGYFDPYLDHSRYILRLNNYALPVGEKVTVDNDLIGVGEHTDFGIFTILWADDVKGLQVLGPDHTWRDVSPAPGALLINFGDAMARWTNDTWRSTLHRVKPPIIDNVVRRRRSAAFFTGGNVDAVIAPLPSLVPAGTSPLYPPITIGQHINHKLRGAQELVVNTDGTDRESSRALAAND; encoded by the coding sequence ATGAACGGCTTTGACATCCCGACAATCGACATCTCGCCATACCTGGACGACGCAAATCCCAACCGGAAAGCCGTGGTACCCCGCAAAATCGATGCTGCCGCTCGCACTGTCGGCTTCGTTCAGATCGTTGGCCACGGGGTTGCCAGCGGACTCAGCGATCAACTTGCTGACGCGATGGACAAGTTTTTCAGCCGGGATATCGAGTACAAGAAGATGCTGCAGTCTCCCACCAACCGCGGCTACACGCCGCCCAAGTCCGAACGATTAGCGCTGAGCCTTGGCGTCGATAAAGCGCATCGGCTGAACGACTTTTTCGAAGCGTTCAACGTCGGCAGCACGAGGGCTGACTATCCAGGCGCCGACCTAGACTCGAAAGATTACCCAGAAAACGCGTGGCCCAACGACTCCGATGGCTTCCGGGCTGCGGCGGAGGCGTGGTTTTCCCAGATGACAGTGACGTCGACGCTGCTGATGCAGATCTTTGCCAACGCGTTGAGCCTCGAACCTGGATACTTCGATCCCTATCTGGACCATTCCCGATACATCCTGCGGCTCAACAACTATGCGCTGCCCGTCGGCGAAAAGGTCACCGTCGACAACGATCTAATCGGCGTGGGGGAACACACCGACTTCGGCATTTTCACGATCCTGTGGGCCGACGATGTCAAAGGCCTTCAGGTCTTAGGCCCCGACCACACCTGGCGCGACGTCTCGCCTGCGCCCGGGGCACTATTGATCAACTTTGGTGACGCGATGGCACGGTGGACCAACGACACCTGGAGGTCGACTCTGCATCGGGTCAAGCCGCCGATCATCGACAACGTCGTCCGGCGCCGCCGCTCGGCGGCGTTCTTCACCGGCGGCAACGTCGACGCCGTCATCGCGCCGTTGCCCAGCCTGGTTCCCGCAGGCACCTCACCCCTGTATCCCCCCATCACCATCGGCCAGCACATCAATCACAAGCTGCGTGGCGCCCAAGAACTCGTCGTCAACACCGACGGCACCGACCGCGAGAGCAGTCGGGCGTTGGCCGCGAACGACTAA
- a CDS encoding VOC family protein: MIEFKIELIESPTDGLAHLAMAADDVDDTFTELLRIGLAAERIPHRLEAAKARSALLSDEFGFQIQLIAYDADSPDI; this comes from the coding sequence GTGATCGAATTCAAGATCGAGCTGATCGAATCACCCACCGATGGCCTGGCCCACTTGGCCATGGCGGCCGACGATGTCGACGACACGTTCACCGAATTGCTGCGGATCGGCCTTGCCGCTGAACGCATACCGCATCGGCTGGAAGCGGCCAAGGCGCGCAGCGCACTGCTATCCGACGAATTCGGATTCCAAATCCAGCTGATCGCCTACGACGCCGACAGCCCCGACATATGA
- a CDS encoding FAD-binding oxidoreductase produces MNYVDELVGAAGEDSVRIDLAARQRASKDFAWLSPILARDLPDVIADVVVRPRHREQIPAILAVAYRHRIPLVPRGRGTGNYGQAVPLHGGIVLDLSDCRTVLSIDDEFVIAEAGCTFEQLESELTAVGREVAVMPSTATSTIGGFLSGGNQGIGSIEHGSIWDGWVHELTIVGCQPQPQPLQVSGEGLRRHLHAFGTTGVITTVTLRHSAKRDRTALFGSFTTMKQAAHAGQQLMDLPQLPRAISVDDEAAYRHYPQHSGMVGAVLLRTILDVDQVDAARAIVVAAGGQVTATDVKAIGAISRSVYNHTTVMVARGRPGTTAVQIRGNAIIDHEEDVRRVLPEVCIHLDGNAPAGYGKGFSGLLFSQWIDDATLARGIGALRELGVRVVSPHTWMVGSHGGLEHYQAASAQHDPLGLLNPGKLPASGRPISAFVTTRAIR; encoded by the coding sequence ATGAACTACGTAGACGAGCTTGTCGGTGCAGCTGGCGAGGACTCGGTGCGGATCGACCTTGCTGCCCGCCAGCGAGCGTCGAAAGACTTCGCATGGCTTTCACCGATATTGGCCCGGGATCTTCCGGACGTCATCGCCGATGTCGTTGTGCGGCCCAGACATCGCGAGCAGATTCCAGCGATACTCGCCGTGGCCTACCGACACCGAATACCTCTAGTCCCTCGTGGGCGAGGGACGGGCAATTACGGGCAGGCGGTGCCGCTGCACGGTGGGATCGTGTTGGATCTATCCGACTGTCGCACCGTGCTTTCCATCGATGACGAATTCGTGATCGCCGAAGCGGGATGTACGTTCGAACAACTCGAATCCGAACTCACCGCTGTCGGACGCGAGGTAGCGGTCATGCCTTCAACCGCTACCAGCACCATCGGCGGCTTTCTGTCCGGTGGCAACCAGGGAATTGGCTCTATCGAGCACGGTTCCATCTGGGACGGCTGGGTGCATGAACTCACTATCGTGGGATGCCAGCCCCAGCCCCAGCCACTACAGGTCAGCGGCGAAGGTCTTCGCCGCCATTTGCACGCGTTCGGTACCACCGGTGTGATCACGACGGTGACACTGCGGCACAGCGCAAAGCGCGACCGCACGGCCCTGTTCGGGTCGTTCACAACCATGAAACAAGCGGCACATGCAGGCCAGCAGTTGATGGATCTTCCCCAGCTGCCACGTGCGATCAGCGTCGACGACGAGGCGGCATACCGGCATTATCCGCAACACAGCGGAATGGTTGGTGCTGTGCTGCTGCGAACGATCCTGGATGTGGACCAGGTCGACGCCGCGCGGGCCATCGTTGTCGCCGCCGGCGGACAAGTCACTGCGACCGATGTCAAAGCCATTGGGGCTATTTCGCGTTCGGTGTACAACCACACCACGGTCATGGTCGCCCGCGGGCGCCCGGGGACAACCGCGGTGCAGATCAGGGGCAACGCGATCATCGATCACGAGGAGGACGTTCGTCGGGTATTGCCTGAGGTCTGCATTCACCTCGATGGCAATGCCCCCGCTGGGTACGGCAAGGGCTTTTCCGGACTGCTCTTTTCGCAATGGATCGACGACGCTACCCTCGCTCGAGGCATCGGCGCGCTGCGCGAGCTGGGAGTCAGAGTGGTCAGTCCGCACACGTGGATGGTCGGCAGCCACGGTGGGCTCGAACATTATCAAGCAGCATCCGCACAACACGATCCCCTTGGCCTGCTCAATCCCGGAAAGCTGCCAGCCTCCGGCAGGCCAATCTCAGCTTTCGTAACGACACGAGCGATAAGATGA
- a CDS encoding nucleoside deaminase — protein sequence MQKIVASAEASTRRRFLRLAGIGAGAITAACSGTDGATKASPTTHPVDATAPLDLPYLFDGDPQAQQVARSLLAATPGAEELHRHEQFMRLAIELANNNPSRPFAAVIVDHTSGEVLAQGVNNRSANPTSHGEMVAISDYISRHGNADWDQVSLYSTAEPCVMCCGAIALVGIPRIVWASSIATVLRSDIPQFEISAIEAIARAHQLYRPELALPGVLAAETDKHFAARQR from the coding sequence ATGCAGAAGATTGTGGCCAGCGCTGAAGCTTCCACCCGACGACGCTTTTTGCGACTCGCCGGTATCGGTGCCGGGGCGATTACCGCCGCATGCTCCGGAACCGATGGAGCCACGAAGGCTTCGCCGACAACGCACCCGGTCGACGCCACCGCACCCCTTGACCTTCCGTATCTTTTCGACGGGGATCCTCAAGCCCAACAGGTCGCTCGCTCGCTACTGGCAGCCACCCCCGGCGCCGAGGAATTGCACAGGCACGAGCAGTTCATGCGGCTAGCTATCGAGCTGGCGAACAACAATCCATCTCGCCCGTTCGCGGCGGTCATTGTGGATCACACGAGTGGTGAGGTGCTTGCACAGGGCGTAAACAATCGTTCGGCAAACCCGACATCACATGGCGAAATGGTGGCGATCAGCGATTACATCAGCCGCCACGGCAACGCGGACTGGGACCAGGTCTCGTTATACTCCACCGCCGAGCCATGCGTAATGTGCTGTGGTGCAATAGCTTTAGTAGGAATTCCGCGGATAGTGTGGGCAAGTTCTATTGCTACTGTCCTGCGTTCCGATATCCCGCAATTCGAAATCTCTGCGATCGAGGCAATCGCGCGTGCCCACCAGCTCTACCGCCCAGAGCTCGCCCTCCCCGGAGTACTCGCCGCAGAGACGGACAAGCATTTCGCCGCGCGTCAGCGATAA
- a CDS encoding peptide ABC transporter substrate-binding protein, producing the protein MCRVRVAATMAAVVVLTVASTAGCGGGALSPELVVVNGGEPPNPLIPTGTNDSLGGRILDRLFAGLVSYDADGKPAPEVAQSIETTDNVNYRIILKPGWKFTDGSAVTAHSFVDAWNYGALSANALLQQEFFSPIAGFDDVAGAPGDGRPTTMSGLQVVNDLEFTVRLKAPTVDFKLRLGHSAFYPLPDMAFRDMAAFGRNPVGDGPYRLADSPDGPAWEHNVKIDLKPNPEYHGNRMPHNKGLRFEFYGNLDTAYADLLSGNLDVLDTIPSSALTIYKRDLGGNAASGPVAVSQSLDTPLRLPHFGGEEGRLRRLALSAAINRPQICQQIFNGTRSPARDFTARSLPGFDPNIPGNDALDFNPERARQLWAQANAISPWSGRYAIAYNADSGHQEWVDAVANSIKNVLGIDAAGAPQPTFAGFRTQITNRTIDTAFRAGWIGDYPSMIEFLAPLYATGAGSNDVGYSSREFDAGLAVAEAAPSLRQADVLVNVAQRILLHDMPAVPLWYYIAVIGWSPQVGKVKVTWNGLPDYESIVKA; encoded by the coding sequence ATGTGTCGAGTAAGAGTTGCGGCCACGATGGCTGCCGTCGTTGTGCTGACGGTCGCGTCGACGGCCGGCTGTGGTGGCGGCGCGCTGAGCCCCGAACTGGTCGTGGTGAACGGCGGCGAACCGCCCAACCCGCTGATACCGACCGGGACCAATGACAGCCTCGGCGGGCGGATCCTGGACCGGCTGTTCGCCGGTTTGGTGTCCTACGACGCCGACGGCAAACCGGCGCCGGAGGTCGCCCAGTCGATCGAGACCACCGACAACGTCAACTACCGGATCATCCTCAAACCCGGCTGGAAGTTCACCGACGGCTCCGCGGTGACGGCACACTCGTTCGTCGACGCATGGAACTACGGTGCTCTGAGTGCCAACGCCCTACTGCAGCAAGAGTTTTTCAGCCCGATCGCAGGATTCGACGACGTCGCCGGGGCGCCGGGTGACGGCAGGCCAACCACGATGTCCGGCTTGCAGGTGGTCAACGATCTCGAGTTCACCGTGCGGCTCAAGGCGCCCACCGTCGATTTCAAATTGCGACTGGGCCACAGCGCGTTCTATCCCCTGCCGGACATGGCATTTCGCGACATGGCGGCCTTCGGGCGCAACCCGGTGGGCGACGGTCCCTATCGGCTGGCCGACAGTCCCGACGGGCCGGCCTGGGAGCACAACGTGAAGATCGACTTGAAACCCAATCCCGAGTATCACGGCAACCGCATGCCGCACAACAAGGGCCTGAGGTTCGAGTTCTACGGCAACCTCGACACCGCCTATGCCGACCTGCTGTCCGGCAACCTCGATGTCCTGGACACCATTCCGTCCAGCGCGTTGACGATCTACAAGCGCGACCTGGGCGGCAACGCCGCCAGCGGACCGGTCGCGGTCAGCCAATCTCTCGACACTCCGCTGCGGCTGCCGCATTTCGGCGGTGAGGAGGGACGGCTGCGGCGGTTGGCCCTGTCGGCGGCCATCAACCGCCCGCAGATCTGTCAGCAGATTTTCAATGGCACCCGCAGCCCGGCCCGCGATTTCACCGCCCGCTCCCTGCCGGGGTTCGACCCGAACATCCCGGGAAACGACGCCCTGGACTTCAATCCCGAACGGGCACGGCAACTCTGGGCGCAGGCCAACGCGATCTCGCCGTGGAGCGGGCGATACGCCATCGCCTACAACGCCGACAGCGGCCATCAAGAGTGGGTGGACGCGGTGGCCAACAGCATCAAAAACGTGCTCGGCATCGACGCCGCCGGCGCGCCGCAGCCCACCTTCGCGGGGTTCCGCACCCAGATCACCAATCGCACCATCGACACCGCCTTCCGTGCCGGCTGGATCGGTGACTATCCGTCGATGATCGAGTTCCTCGCCCCGCTGTACGCCACCGGCGCGGGATCCAACGACGTCGGATACTCCAGCCGAGAGTTCGACGCCGGTCTCGCGGTCGCCGAGGCCGCGCCGAGCCTGCGGCAGGCTGACGTTCTGGTCAACGTCGCGCAGCGAATCCTGTTGCACGACATGCCCGCTGTGCCGCTCTGGTATTACATTGCCGTGATCGGGTGGTCGCCTCAGGTCGGCAAAGTCAAGGTCACGTGGAACGGGCTGCCCGACTACGAGAGCATCGTCAAGGCCTAA
- a CDS encoding ABC transporter permease yields MGWYIARRIAVMVPVFLGATLLIYGMVFLLPGDPLAAIAGDRPLTPAVAAQLRARYHLDDPFLLQYLRYIGGVLHGDLGRAYSGLPVSAVLAHAFPVTIRLALIALVVEAVLGIGFGVISGLRQGGLFDSAVLITGLIIVAIPIFVLGFLAQFLFGVQLGIAPVTVGERATFARLLLPGIVLGSVSFAYIVRLTRSAVAANAHADYVRTATAKGLSRPRVVTVHILRNSLIPVVTFLGADVGALMGGAIVTEGIFNIHGVGGVLYQAVTRREAPTVVSIVTVLVLIYLITNLLVDLLYAALDPRIRYG; encoded by the coding sequence ATGGGTTGGTATATCGCACGGCGGATCGCCGTCATGGTGCCCGTCTTTTTGGGCGCCACGTTGCTGATCTACGGCATGGTCTTCCTATTGCCCGGTGACCCCTTGGCCGCGATCGCCGGTGACCGGCCGCTGACTCCGGCGGTGGCCGCGCAGCTGCGGGCGCGCTACCACCTCGACGATCCGTTCCTGCTGCAATACCTGCGCTACATCGGCGGCGTGCTGCACGGCGACCTGGGTCGCGCCTACTCCGGCCTACCGGTCAGCGCCGTCCTGGCACACGCGTTTCCGGTCACTATCCGGCTGGCGCTGATCGCGTTGGTGGTGGAGGCGGTGCTGGGAATCGGGTTCGGCGTGATATCCGGGCTGCGCCAGGGCGGGCTATTCGATTCGGCGGTGCTGATCACCGGACTGATCATCGTCGCGATACCGATCTTCGTGCTGGGTTTTCTGGCCCAGTTCCTGTTCGGCGTCCAGCTGGGTATCGCGCCGGTCACCGTCGGCGAACGGGCGACGTTCGCGCGCCTGTTGCTGCCCGGAATAGTCTTGGGGTCAGTATCATTCGCTTACATTGTGCGGCTCACCCGATCGGCGGTGGCCGCCAATGCGCACGCCGACTATGTGCGCACCGCCACCGCAAAGGGGCTGTCGCGGCCGCGGGTCGTGACCGTGCACATCCTGCGCAACTCGCTGATCCCGGTGGTGACGTTCCTGGGAGCCGACGTGGGTGCGCTGATGGGCGGAGCCATTGTGACCGAAGGCATCTTCAATATTCACGGCGTCGGCGGTGTGCTGTATCAAGCTGTCACCCGGCGGGAGGCGCCGACCGTGGTGTCGATCGTGACCGTGCTGGTGCTGATCTACTTGATCACCAACCTGCTGGTCGATCTGCTCTACGCGGCGCTGGACCCGAGGATCCGCTATGGCTGA